The following proteins come from a genomic window of Corallococcus sp. NCRR:
- the fabD gene encoding ACP S-malonyltransferase, translated as MAKVAFVFPGQGSQAVGMGKDLYEQFPEARAVFDAVDDALHEKLSTSCFEGPEEALKLTANTQPAILTVSAAVHAVFQKRGPAPAFVAGHSLGEYSALVAAGAMDLQDAARAVRARGTFMQEAVPVGTGGMAVILGLTPDAVKAACDAAAEGQVVSPANYNSPEQTVIAGHAAAVERAGAKCKEAGAKRVMPLPVSAPFHCALMDPVKPRLAEVLAGVRISAPSVPVVSNVEARPNADASRVVPLLLEQVSAPVRWIECVESLKANGVTHVVELGPGKVLGGLIKRITKDIESFNVENAATLEKVLAALGAA; from the coding sequence ATGGCGAAGGTCGCGTTCGTGTTTCCCGGGCAGGGCAGTCAGGCCGTGGGGATGGGCAAGGACCTCTACGAGCAGTTTCCCGAAGCGCGGGCCGTCTTCGACGCCGTGGACGACGCGCTGCACGAGAAGCTCTCCACCTCCTGCTTCGAGGGCCCGGAAGAGGCGCTGAAGCTCACCGCCAACACCCAGCCGGCCATCCTCACGGTGTCGGCCGCGGTTCACGCGGTGTTCCAGAAGCGCGGCCCGGCCCCGGCGTTCGTCGCGGGCCACTCGCTGGGCGAGTACTCCGCGCTGGTGGCCGCGGGCGCCATGGACCTCCAGGACGCGGCGCGGGCGGTGCGCGCGCGCGGCACCTTCATGCAGGAGGCGGTGCCCGTGGGCACGGGCGGCATGGCCGTCATCCTGGGCCTCACCCCGGACGCGGTGAAGGCCGCCTGCGACGCCGCGGCGGAAGGGCAGGTCGTCTCCCCGGCCAACTACAACTCCCCCGAGCAGACGGTCATCGCGGGCCACGCGGCCGCGGTGGAGCGCGCGGGCGCGAAGTGCAAGGAGGCCGGGGCCAAGCGCGTGATGCCGCTGCCCGTCTCCGCGCCCTTCCACTGCGCGCTGATGGACCCCGTGAAGCCGCGCCTGGCGGAGGTGCTGGCGGGCGTGCGCATCAGCGCGCCGTCCGTGCCGGTGGTGAGCAACGTGGAGGCCCGGCCCAACGCGGACGCGTCCCGCGTGGTGCCGCTCTTGCTGGAGCAGGTGAGCGCGCCGGTGCGCTGGATTGAGTGCGTGGAGTCGCTGAAGGCCAACGGCGTCACGCACGTGGTGGAGCTGGGGCCGGGCAAGGTGCTGGGCGGGCTCATCAAGCGCATCACCAAGGACATCGAATCGTTCAACGTCGAGAACGCCGCGACCCTGGAGAAGGTGCTCGCCGCGCTGGGGGCAGCATGA
- the fabG gene encoding 3-oxoacyl-[acyl-carrier-protein] reductase gives MSGFKDKVVLVTGGSRGIGRACAQAFAKAGASTVVISYVGNEAAAQETVGLLQQAGAKAEAVKFDLADTAACAGAIDGVVKAHGRLDVLVNNAGMAIDGLVMRVKDEDWDRQLDTNLRGAFALIRAASRPMMKQRSGAIINITSVVGEMGNPGQAAYSAAKAGLIGLTKSVAKELATRSIRVNAVSPGFIGTDMTSHLDDELRQKMVGGIALGRLGNPEEVAGAVVFLASDAASYITGEVLKVNGGMYM, from the coding sequence ATGAGCGGTTTCAAGGACAAGGTGGTGCTGGTGACGGGTGGCTCGCGCGGCATCGGCCGGGCGTGCGCGCAGGCCTTCGCGAAGGCGGGCGCGTCCACCGTGGTCATCAGCTACGTGGGTAACGAGGCCGCCGCGCAGGAGACGGTGGGGCTGCTCCAGCAGGCCGGCGCGAAGGCGGAGGCCGTGAAGTTCGACCTGGCGGACACCGCCGCGTGCGCGGGCGCCATCGACGGCGTCGTCAAGGCACACGGCCGGCTGGACGTGCTGGTGAACAACGCGGGCATGGCCATTGACGGCCTGGTGATGCGCGTCAAGGACGAGGACTGGGACCGGCAACTGGACACCAACCTCCGGGGCGCCTTCGCGCTCATCCGCGCCGCCAGCCGGCCCATGATGAAGCAGCGCTCCGGCGCCATCATCAACATCACCTCGGTCGTGGGGGAGATGGGCAACCCGGGGCAGGCGGCCTACTCGGCGGCCAAGGCGGGGCTCATCGGCCTGACCAAGTCGGTGGCCAAGGAGCTGGCCACCCGGAGCATCCGCGTCAATGCCGTGTCCCCCGGGTTCATCGGGACGGACATGACCTCCCACCTGGACGACGAGCTGCGCCAGAAGATGGTGGGCGGCATCGCGCTCGGCCGCCTGGGCAACCCGGAGGAGGTCGCCGGGGCCGTGGTGTTCCTCGCGAGTGATGCGGCGTCCTACATCACCGGCGAGGTCCTGAAGGTCAACGGCGGCATGTACATGTAA
- the acpP gene encoding acyl carrier protein yields MSTTATDVETKIKSIIADQLGVGEDEIKPESSFIEDLGADSLDIVELVMAMEEEFEVEIPDDEAENIKTVGDAVNYVKTHKK; encoded by the coding sequence ATGTCCACCACCGCAACCGACGTGGAAACCAAGATCAAGTCCATCATCGCCGACCAGCTCGGTGTGGGTGAGGATGAGATCAAGCCCGAGTCGTCCTTCATCGAAGACCTGGGCGCGGACAGCCTCGACATCGTCGAGCTGGTCATGGCGATGGAAGAGGAGTTCGAGGTCGAGATTCCGGATGACGAGGCGGAGAACATCAAGACCGTCGGCGACGCCGTGAACTACGTGAAGACCCACAAGAAGTAG
- the fabF gene encoding beta-ketoacyl-ACP synthase II, whose protein sequence is MSNRRVVITGTGIISALGTGTEKNWQAMLAGQSGISTITRFDLGKLDARIAGEVKDFQPEQFIDRREVRRMDLFAQYAMAAADMAVKESGLPIGPDAPHGYLPERVGVIVGSGIGGISSLEEQHRKGLEKGFDRLSPFFIIQMIVNMAPGLISMRYNCKGPNWAPVSACATSAHAIGEAWKSIRLGETDAAIAGGAEAAITPLGMGGFSVMKALSTRNDDPARASRPFDKERDGFVMGEGAGIVVLEEMEAAKKRGANILAEVVGYGANSDAYHVTQPAPEGEGAARCMRLALASAGMRPDEVGYVNAHGTSTPFNDANETKALKAVFGEHARKLAVSSTKSMTGHMLGAAGGAEAVVSVQVLTKNVLPPTINMTSPDPDCDLDYVPNTARDARVDAVMSNSFGFGGTNAVLVFKRFS, encoded by the coding sequence GTGTCCAACCGTCGAGTCGTCATCACCGGAACCGGCATCATTTCTGCGCTGGGCACCGGCACCGAGAAGAACTGGCAGGCGATGCTGGCCGGGCAATCCGGTATCAGCACGATCACCCGTTTCGACCTGGGGAAGCTCGACGCGCGCATCGCGGGCGAGGTGAAGGACTTCCAGCCCGAGCAGTTCATCGACAGGCGCGAGGTGCGCCGGATGGACCTGTTCGCCCAGTACGCGATGGCCGCGGCCGACATGGCGGTGAAGGAGTCGGGCCTGCCCATCGGCCCGGACGCGCCCCATGGCTACCTCCCGGAGCGCGTGGGTGTCATCGTGGGCTCCGGCATCGGCGGCATCTCCTCCCTGGAGGAGCAGCACCGCAAGGGGCTGGAGAAGGGGTTCGACCGGCTGTCGCCCTTCTTCATCATCCAGATGATCGTCAACATGGCGCCTGGGCTCATCTCCATGCGCTACAACTGCAAGGGCCCCAACTGGGCCCCGGTGTCCGCCTGCGCCACCAGCGCGCACGCCATCGGCGAGGCCTGGAAGTCCATCCGCCTGGGTGAGACGGACGCGGCCATCGCCGGCGGCGCGGAGGCGGCCATCACCCCCCTGGGCATGGGCGGCTTCTCCGTGATGAAGGCCCTGTCCACGCGCAACGACGACCCGGCGCGCGCCAGCCGTCCCTTCGACAAGGAGCGCGACGGCTTCGTGATGGGCGAGGGCGCGGGCATCGTCGTCCTGGAGGAGATGGAGGCCGCGAAGAAGCGCGGCGCCAACATCCTGGCGGAGGTGGTGGGGTACGGCGCCAACTCGGACGCGTACCACGTCACCCAGCCGGCCCCGGAGGGCGAGGGCGCGGCGCGCTGCATGCGTCTGGCGCTGGCGTCCGCGGGCATGCGGCCGGACGAGGTGGGCTACGTCAACGCCCACGGCACGTCCACGCCGTTCAACGACGCGAACGAGACCAAGGCCCTCAAGGCCGTCTTCGGCGAGCACGCGCGCAAGCTGGCGGTGTCGTCCACCAAGTCCATGACGGGCCACATGCTCGGCGCGGCGGGTGGCGCGGAGGCGGTGGTGAGCGTGCAGGTGCTCACCAAGAACGTGCTGCCGCCCACCATCAACATGACGTCGCCGGACCCGGACTGCGACCTGGACTACGTGCCCAACACGGCGCGCGACGCCCGCGTCGACGCGGTGATGAGCAACTCGTTCGGCTTCGGCGGTACCAACGCGGTGCTGGTGTTCAAGCGCTTCAGCTGA
- the rpiB gene encoding ribose 5-phosphate isomerase B — translation MKVILASDHAGIELRQELVALLKERGTDFQDLGPQTRESVDYPDFASQVAQAVVAEQGTLGVLVCGTGIGMSIVANKHRGIRAALCTTEFEARMTRAHNDANVLCLGQRVVGAGVARGILEAFLSTAFEGGRHEKRVQKIRDVEAQQR, via the coding sequence GTGAAAGTCATCCTCGCCTCCGACCATGCGGGCATCGAGCTGCGCCAGGAACTGGTGGCGCTCCTGAAGGAGCGCGGCACCGACTTCCAGGACCTGGGCCCCCAGACGCGCGAGTCCGTGGACTACCCGGACTTCGCCTCCCAGGTGGCGCAGGCGGTGGTGGCGGAGCAGGGCACGCTGGGCGTGCTGGTGTGCGGCACCGGCATCGGGATGAGCATCGTGGCCAACAAGCACCGGGGCATCCGGGCGGCCCTCTGCACCACCGAGTTCGAGGCGCGGATGACCCGCGCGCACAACGACGCCAACGTGTTGTGCCTGGGCCAGCGCGTGGTGGGCGCGGGCGTGGCGCGCGGCATCCTGGAGGCCTTCCTCTCCACCGCCTTCGAGGGCGGCCGCCACGAGAAGCGCGTCCAGAAGATTCGCGACGTCGAGGCCCAGCAGCGCTGA
- the glyA gene encoding serine hydroxymethyltransferase: MENTRTLSQVDPEIAQVLRHETERQEEGLELIASENFVSPAVLEAVGSVLTNKYAEGYPGKRYYGGCEVVDVAENLAIARAKELFGADAVNVQAHSGSQANMGAFMALMKPGDTMLSLDLNSGGHLTHGAAFNFSGKLYKVVHYGLSRDTETIDFAQVESLALEHKPKVLVVGASAYPRTLDFAKFREIADKAGAAMLVDMAHIAGLVAAGVHPSPVPFAEIVTTTTHKTLRGPRGGMVLSREAYAKTINSQIFPGIQGGPLMHAIAGKAVAFKEALSPEFKTYQKQIVANAQALAEALKSAGLRLCSGGTDNHLMLVDLRAKKLTGKVAEDVLGKAGITVNKNMIPFDPEKPTTTSGVRVGTPAITTRGMREAEMAVVGRLIGQALDAAQDDAALARVKGQVKELAQGFPLYASRLK; encoded by the coding sequence ATGGAGAACACCCGCACGCTGTCCCAGGTGGATCCTGAAATCGCCCAGGTGCTCCGGCACGAGACGGAGCGTCAGGAGGAGGGGCTGGAGCTCATCGCCTCGGAGAACTTCGTCTCCCCGGCGGTGCTGGAGGCGGTGGGCTCTGTGCTCACCAACAAGTACGCGGAAGGCTACCCCGGCAAGCGCTACTACGGCGGCTGCGAGGTGGTGGACGTGGCGGAGAACCTGGCCATCGCGCGCGCGAAGGAGCTCTTCGGCGCGGACGCGGTGAACGTGCAGGCGCACTCCGGCAGCCAGGCCAACATGGGCGCCTTCATGGCGCTGATGAAGCCGGGCGACACCATGCTGTCGCTGGACCTGAACTCCGGCGGCCACCTCACCCACGGCGCGGCGTTCAACTTCTCCGGTAAGCTCTACAAGGTCGTCCACTACGGCCTGTCCCGCGACACGGAGACCATCGACTTCGCGCAGGTGGAGTCGCTGGCCCTGGAGCACAAGCCCAAGGTGCTGGTGGTGGGCGCGAGCGCGTACCCGCGCACGCTCGACTTCGCGAAGTTCCGCGAGATCGCCGACAAGGCGGGCGCCGCCATGCTGGTGGACATGGCCCACATCGCGGGCCTGGTGGCCGCGGGCGTGCACCCGTCGCCCGTTCCCTTCGCGGAGATCGTCACCACCACCACGCACAAGACGCTGCGCGGCCCGCGTGGCGGCATGGTGCTGTCGCGTGAGGCCTACGCGAAGACCATCAACAGCCAGATCTTCCCAGGCATCCAGGGCGGCCCGCTGATGCACGCCATCGCGGGCAAGGCGGTGGCCTTCAAGGAGGCGCTGTCGCCGGAGTTCAAGACGTACCAGAAGCAGATTGTCGCCAACGCGCAGGCGCTGGCGGAGGCGCTGAAGTCCGCGGGCCTGCGGCTGTGCTCGGGCGGCACGGACAACCACCTGATGCTGGTGGACCTGCGCGCCAAGAAGCTCACCGGCAAGGTGGCCGAGGACGTCCTGGGCAAGGCGGGTATCACGGTCAACAAGAACATGATCCCCTTCGACCCGGAGAAGCCCACGACGACCTCCGGCGTCCGGGTGGGCACCCCGGCCATCACCACGCGCGGCATGCGCGAGGCGGAGATGGCGGTGGTGGGCCGGCTCATCGGCCAGGCGCTGGACGCAGCGCAGGACGACGCGGCGCTGGCGCGGGTCAAGGGGCAGGTGAAGGAGTTGGCGCAGGGCTTCCCGCTGTACGCCTCGCGGCTGAAGTAA
- the nrdR gene encoding transcriptional regulator NrdR — MRCPFCQDPENKVIDSRESHEGSVIRRRRECLACKRRFTTYERVEELYPLIVKKDGRREAFDREKMLNGLKKACEKRPVSAAQLEATVEDIERLLQGMGEKEVPSSSIGEHVMRRLQQLDEVAYVRFASVYRSFRDISEFMHELKDLLEDQERERKAKPPVTPPKDG; from the coding sequence GTGCGCTGCCCCTTCTGTCAGGACCCGGAGAACAAGGTCATCGACTCGCGAGAGTCGCACGAGGGCTCCGTCATCCGGCGGCGCCGCGAGTGCCTGGCCTGCAAGCGCCGCTTCACCACGTACGAGCGGGTGGAGGAGCTCTACCCGCTCATCGTGAAGAAGGACGGGCGCCGCGAGGCCTTCGACCGCGAGAAAATGCTCAACGGTCTGAAGAAGGCGTGTGAGAAGCGCCCGGTGTCCGCCGCGCAGCTGGAGGCGACGGTGGAGGACATCGAGCGGCTGCTCCAGGGGATGGGGGAGAAGGAGGTCCCCTCCTCATCCATTGGCGAGCACGTGATGCGGCGGTTACAGCAACTGGACGAGGTGGCCTACGTGCGCTTCGCGTCCGTGTACCGAAGCTTCCGGGACATCTCCGAGTTCATGCACGAGCTGAAGGACCTGCTCGAGGACCAGGAGCGTGAGCGCAAGGCGAAGCCGCCTGTGACTCCGCCCAAGGACGGTTAG
- the ribD gene encoding bifunctional diaminohydroxyphosphoribosylaminopyrimidine deaminase/5-amino-6-(5-phosphoribosylamino)uracil reductase RibD yields MRLLTRSRLQAVKTPRSKRAADFDHAVAEFFMRIALEEASKGLGRTSPNPVVGAVLVKGGRIIARGHHKKAGTAHAEVVALEAAGSKARGADLYTTLEPCDHYGRTPPCSLAVLEAGVRRVFSASSDPNPLVSGKGLNRLKRGGVAVVTHVLKDEADALNRPFFKMMRTGLPWVTLKAAVTLDGKIAAPSGDSKWVTGEASRAWVHRLRDQVDAILVGANTVRMDDPRLTTRLPGGGGKDPVRVVVDSHLKLSPGHTVFTQRSPARTVIATLEDPEGRRARRFLAQGVEVWNVRAKQDRVDLKAVLKRVKKEGLNHVLVEGGAGLYGTLLREHLADALALFLAPKLVGAGGLSWAGELGVKDMAHALAVKDLTMEKVGDDVLLRALL; encoded by the coding sequence ATGCGCTTGCTCACGCGGTCACGGTTGCAGGCGGTGAAGACGCCCCGCTCCAAGCGCGCGGCGGACTTCGACCACGCGGTGGCCGAGTTCTTCATGCGCATCGCCCTGGAAGAGGCCTCCAAGGGCCTGGGCCGCACCAGCCCCAACCCCGTCGTGGGCGCGGTGCTGGTGAAGGGCGGGCGCATCATCGCGCGCGGCCACCACAAGAAGGCCGGCACGGCGCACGCGGAAGTCGTGGCGCTGGAGGCCGCGGGCTCCAAGGCGCGCGGCGCGGACCTCTACACGACGCTGGAGCCGTGCGACCACTACGGGCGCACCCCGCCGTGCAGCCTGGCGGTGCTGGAGGCCGGCGTGCGGCGCGTGTTCAGCGCCTCGTCCGACCCGAACCCGCTGGTCAGCGGCAAGGGGCTCAACCGGCTCAAGCGCGGCGGCGTGGCGGTGGTGACGCACGTCCTCAAGGACGAGGCGGACGCGCTCAACCGGCCCTTCTTCAAGATGATGCGCACGGGCCTGCCGTGGGTGACGCTCAAGGCCGCGGTGACGCTGGACGGGAAGATCGCCGCGCCTTCCGGCGACTCGAAGTGGGTGACGGGCGAGGCGTCGCGCGCGTGGGTGCACCGGCTGCGCGACCAGGTGGACGCCATCCTCGTGGGCGCCAACACCGTGCGCATGGATGACCCGCGGCTCACCACGCGGCTGCCGGGCGGCGGGGGCAAGGACCCGGTGCGCGTGGTGGTGGACTCGCACCTCAAGCTGTCTCCGGGCCACACCGTCTTCACCCAGCGCAGCCCCGCGCGCACCGTCATCGCCACGCTGGAGGATCCGGAGGGCCGGCGCGCCCGGCGCTTCCTGGCCCAGGGCGTGGAGGTGTGGAACGTGCGCGCGAAGCAGGACCGCGTGGACCTGAAGGCCGTCTTGAAGCGCGTGAAGAAGGAGGGGCTCAACCACGTGCTCGTGGAGGGCGGCGCGGGCCTGTACGGCACGCTGCTTCGCGAGCACCTGGCGGATGCGCTCGCCTTGTTCCTCGCTCCCAAGCTGGTGGGGGCCGGGGGCCTGTCATGGGCGGGGGAGCTGGGCGTGAAGGACATGGCCCACGCCCTGGCCGTGAAGGACCTGACGATGGAGAAGGTGGGGGACGACGTGCTCCTGCGCGCCCTGCTCTGA
- a CDS encoding riboflavin synthase — protein MFTGLIQDTGTITRVTSGAMTDYWIRTSLGAEAFALGESIAVDGACLTVVEKGGDTFRVQAAPETLRRTTLGDRKTGDRVNLERALALGDRLGGHLVSGHVDAVSEVLETFAEGGSWVMVFRLPPELAPCFIEKGSVTIDGISLTVNAVDASTFRVQLIPETQQRTTLHGKGPGAKVNLEGDLIGKYVARLYALRGAPEAAGQGAGLTEAVVRAAGFSPRG, from the coding sequence ATGTTCACCGGCCTCATCCAGGACACTGGCACCATCACCCGCGTCACCTCTGGCGCGATGACCGACTACTGGATTCGCACCTCCCTGGGCGCGGAAGCCTTCGCCCTGGGGGAATCCATCGCCGTGGACGGCGCCTGCCTCACCGTCGTGGAGAAGGGCGGGGACACCTTCCGCGTGCAGGCCGCCCCGGAGACGCTGCGGCGCACCACCCTGGGGGACCGCAAGACGGGCGACCGGGTGAACCTGGAGCGGGCGCTCGCCCTGGGGGACCGGCTGGGCGGACACCTGGTGTCGGGCCACGTGGACGCCGTCAGTGAAGTGCTGGAGACGTTCGCGGAAGGGGGCTCGTGGGTGATGGTGTTCCGGCTACCCCCGGAGCTGGCCCCCTGCTTCATCGAGAAGGGCTCCGTCACCATCGACGGCATCAGCCTCACGGTGAACGCGGTGGATGCCAGCACCTTCCGGGTGCAGTTGATTCCGGAAACCCAACAGCGCACCACCCTGCACGGCAAGGGCCCCGGGGCGAAGGTGAACCTGGAGGGCGACCTCATTGGCAAGTACGTGGCCCGGCTGTACGCCCTCCGGGGCGCCCCGGAGGCGGCTGGCCAGGGAGCGGGGCTGACGGAGGCGGTGGTACGGGCGGCGGGTTTCAGCCCTCGCGGGTAG
- the ribH gene encoding 6,7-dimethyl-8-ribityllumazine synthase — MPRYFEGDFLPPQGRFAICVSRFNSFITEELLKGAVDTLVRHGVKDDAIDVYRCPGTYELPGLTRRVSEGGQYAGIIVLGAVIRGGTPHFDYVAGECAKGIGSVAFSAASGVKPAAVTFGVLTCDTVEQAIDRAGVKAGNKGAEATLACIEMVNLFARMTGAERKG, encoded by the coding sequence ATGCCTCGCTATTTCGAAGGGGATTTCCTCCCCCCCCAGGGCCGGTTCGCCATCTGCGTGTCCCGGTTCAACAGCTTCATCACGGAGGAGCTCTTGAAGGGCGCCGTGGACACCCTGGTACGCCATGGCGTGAAGGACGACGCCATCGACGTGTACCGCTGCCCCGGCACCTATGAGCTGCCCGGCCTCACCCGCCGCGTGTCGGAGGGGGGCCAGTACGCGGGCATCATCGTGCTGGGCGCGGTGATTCGCGGCGGCACCCCCCACTTCGACTACGTGGCCGGCGAGTGCGCCAAGGGCATTGGTTCGGTGGCGTTCAGCGCGGCTTCCGGCGTGAAGCCGGCGGCGGTGACGTTCGGCGTCCTCACGTGCGATACCGTGGAGCAGGCCATCGACCGGGCGGGCGTGAAGGCGGGCAACAAGGGCGCGGAGGCCACGCTGGCCTGCATCGAGATGGTCAACCTCTTCGCGCGCATGACGGGCGCGGAGCGAAAGGGATAA
- the nusB gene encoding transcription antitermination factor NusB, which produces MGARRTARERALQALYQLEMTQGATTREALDSAWAASAEDGKPEPDAVKFAKEIVEGVEAHREEIDGLIERHSHNWRLDRMSRIDRNVLRLGIFELKYRPDIPRKVTINEAVELGKNFGTEESSAFVNGLLDRVAVALGKP; this is translated from the coding sequence ATGGGCGCGCGCAGAACAGCACGGGAGCGGGCGCTGCAGGCGCTCTATCAACTGGAGATGACCCAGGGCGCCACCACGCGGGAGGCCCTGGATTCGGCGTGGGCCGCCTCCGCGGAGGACGGCAAGCCGGAGCCGGACGCGGTGAAGTTCGCCAAGGAGATCGTGGAGGGCGTGGAGGCCCACCGCGAGGAGATTGACGGGCTCATCGAGCGCCACAGCCACAACTGGCGCCTGGACCGCATGTCCCGCATCGACCGCAACGTCCTGCGGCTGGGCATCTTCGAGCTGAAGTACCGCCCGGACATCCCCCGCAAGGTGACCATCAACGAGGCGGTGGAGCTGGGGAAGAACTTCGGCACCGAGGAGTCGAGCGCCTTCGTCAACGGCCTCTTGGACCGCGTCGCGGTGGCGCTCGGGAAGCCGTGA
- a CDS encoding M17 family peptidase N-terminal domain-containing protein, with protein MSQTQTLDVGLEGLDALNGVDALCLFVAEDDRPLPSSAGYVDWRLCGALSRVLQGGFFTGVKDDWLLLPSDGKLSVPRIFVVGLGSRKRLDAASLGEALAGAAKVLSRAKVEAVALEVPQGSSLSDSARAEAYQRQFLPAFKGGRVSLLADKGLVGSLSSRKG; from the coding sequence GTGAGCCAGACGCAGACCCTGGACGTGGGCCTGGAGGGCCTGGACGCGCTGAACGGGGTGGACGCCCTCTGCCTCTTCGTGGCCGAGGACGACCGCCCCCTGCCGTCCTCCGCCGGCTACGTGGACTGGCGGCTGTGCGGCGCCCTGTCGCGCGTGCTCCAGGGTGGGTTCTTCACCGGTGTGAAGGACGACTGGCTCCTGCTGCCTTCGGACGGGAAGCTGTCCGTGCCGCGCATCTTCGTGGTGGGGCTGGGCTCCCGGAAGCGCCTGGACGCGGCCTCGCTGGGGGAGGCGCTGGCGGGCGCGGCGAAGGTCCTGAGCCGCGCGAAGGTGGAGGCCGTGGCCTTGGAGGTCCCCCAGGGGTCTTCCCTGAGCGACTCCGCCCGCGCGGAGGCGTACCAGCGGCAGTTCCTGCCCGCGTTCAAAGGGGGACGGGTGTCCCTGCTCGCGGACAAGGGCCTTGTCGGGTCGCTGTCATCCCGGAAGGGTTGA
- a CDS encoding response regulator, whose product MKFKVLIVEDSKVSREHIAATVEAVDGVEAVTTASGFEALKLLPRQRFDLIITDINMPDINGLELINFVKKNPNYRDVPLIIVTTEGREQDRSRGMALGAAGYLVKPFQPEDLEALLRRFLKPL is encoded by the coding sequence ATGAAGTTCAAGGTGTTGATCGTCGAGGACTCCAAGGTGTCGCGCGAGCACATCGCCGCGACCGTGGAGGCCGTGGACGGTGTCGAGGCCGTCACCACCGCCAGCGGCTTCGAGGCGCTGAAGCTGCTGCCTCGCCAGCGCTTCGACCTCATCATCACCGACATCAACATGCCCGACATCAACGGGCTGGAGCTCATCAACTTCGTCAAGAAGAACCCCAACTACCGGGACGTGCCGCTCATCATCGTCACCACCGAGGGGCGTGAGCAGGACCGCTCGCGGGGCATGGCGCTGGGCGCGGCCGGCTACCTGGTGAAGCCGTTCCAGCCGGAGGACCTGGAGGCGCTCCTGCGGCGCTTCCTGAAGCCCCTGTGA